In a genomic window of Festucalex cinctus isolate MCC-2025b chromosome 11, RoL_Fcin_1.0, whole genome shotgun sequence:
- the hnmt gene encoding histamine N-methyltransferase isoform X1, whose amino-acid sequence MMNADHPRGVAPDVLEHLSVRLVAVETALAGLIRNTKHRRLRRYRIMASQLRSLVYDDNRYQKAFHLFLERSSEHQCMRDFIHKILPDILAGIGNGKPHLNVIGVGSGDGHIDLEMFSELRLKHPGVMVDYEVVEPSSQQLHSYKVLASQKSDLDYITFKWNKMTASEFEEQWKLKEMTKKADFIHMIQVLYYVKDVEATISFFRSLLDKNGKLLIILVSGESGWEKLWRTFAGQICAYEISQCTTTADVKSILDSGGVPYKSYVLPSQMDITECFTEGDENGELLLDFLTEVDRFSQTASPQLKADILKLLRDPTCSLEADGKVVFNNNLEVIVVDSPR is encoded by the exons ATGATGAATGCTGATCATCCTCGCGGTGTCGCGCCGGATGTG CTGGAACACCTCAGCGTTCGACTCGTTGCCGTGGAGACGGCCTTGGCCGGCCTAATCAGGAATACGAAGCACAGGAGACTAAGGAG ATATCGCATCATGGCATCTCAACTGAGGAGTCTGGTTTACGACGATAACCGATACCAGAAGGCCTTCCATCTTTTCCTGGAGCGCTCCTCTGAACATCAGTGTATGAGGGACTTTATTCACAAAATACTGCCGGACATCCTGGCTGG CATTGGGAACGGGAAGCCCCATCTTAATGTCATTGGAGTTGGAAGTGGTGACG GTCACATTGATCTGGAGATGTTCTCTGAGCTGCGTCTGAAGCACCCCGGAGTGATGGTGGACTACGAGGTGGTAGAGCCCAGCAGCCAGCAGCTTCATAGCTACAAAG TGTTGGCGTCACAGAAGTCCGATTTGGATTACATCACATTTAAGTGGAACAAGATGACCGCCTCAGAGTTTGAGGAGCAATGGAAGTTAAAGGAGATGACAAAGAAGGCCGACTTCATTCACATGATTCAG GTGCTCTACTATGTCAAGGATGTTGAAGCGACCATCAGCTTCTTCCGGAGTCTCCTTGACAAAAATGGGAAGCTTCTCATTATTCTGGTTTCTG GTGAGAGTGGTTGGGAAAAGCTGTGGCGGACCTTCGCAGGTCAGATCTGTGCCTACGAAATAAGTCAGTGTACGACCACAGCAGATGTCAAAAGCATCCTGGACTCGGGGGGAGTGCCGTACAAGAGCTACGTGCTGCCTTCGCAAATGGACATCACCGAGTGTTTCACGGAGGGCGACGAGAACGGAGAGCTGCTGCTCGACTTCCTCACCGAGGTGGATCGCTTCAGCCAAACGGCCTCGCCGCAACTCAAAGCCGACATCTTGAAGTTACTGCGAGACCCGACTTGTTCTCTGGAGGCAGACGGCAAAGTTGTCTTCAATAACAACCTTGAGGTGATTGTTGTTGATTCACCCAGATAA
- the hnmt gene encoding histamine N-methyltransferase isoform X2, whose product MASQLRSLVYDDNRYQKAFHLFLERSSEHQCMRDFIHKILPDILAGIGNGKPHLNVIGVGSGDGHIDLEMFSELRLKHPGVMVDYEVVEPSSQQLHSYKVLASQKSDLDYITFKWNKMTASEFEEQWKLKEMTKKADFIHMIQVLYYVKDVEATISFFRSLLDKNGKLLIILVSGESGWEKLWRTFAGQICAYEISQCTTTADVKSILDSGGVPYKSYVLPSQMDITECFTEGDENGELLLDFLTEVDRFSQTASPQLKADILKLLRDPTCSLEADGKVVFNNNLEVIVVDSPR is encoded by the exons ATGGCATCTCAACTGAGGAGTCTGGTTTACGACGATAACCGATACCAGAAGGCCTTCCATCTTTTCCTGGAGCGCTCCTCTGAACATCAGTGTATGAGGGACTTTATTCACAAAATACTGCCGGACATCCTGGCTGG CATTGGGAACGGGAAGCCCCATCTTAATGTCATTGGAGTTGGAAGTGGTGACG GTCACATTGATCTGGAGATGTTCTCTGAGCTGCGTCTGAAGCACCCCGGAGTGATGGTGGACTACGAGGTGGTAGAGCCCAGCAGCCAGCAGCTTCATAGCTACAAAG TGTTGGCGTCACAGAAGTCCGATTTGGATTACATCACATTTAAGTGGAACAAGATGACCGCCTCAGAGTTTGAGGAGCAATGGAAGTTAAAGGAGATGACAAAGAAGGCCGACTTCATTCACATGATTCAG GTGCTCTACTATGTCAAGGATGTTGAAGCGACCATCAGCTTCTTCCGGAGTCTCCTTGACAAAAATGGGAAGCTTCTCATTATTCTGGTTTCTG GTGAGAGTGGTTGGGAAAAGCTGTGGCGGACCTTCGCAGGTCAGATCTGTGCCTACGAAATAAGTCAGTGTACGACCACAGCAGATGTCAAAAGCATCCTGGACTCGGGGGGAGTGCCGTACAAGAGCTACGTGCTGCCTTCGCAAATGGACATCACCGAGTGTTTCACGGAGGGCGACGAGAACGGAGAGCTGCTGCTCGACTTCCTCACCGAGGTGGATCGCTTCAGCCAAACGGCCTCGCCGCAACTCAAAGCCGACATCTTGAAGTTACTGCGAGACCCGACTTGTTCTCTGGAGGCAGACGGCAAAGTTGTCTTCAATAACAACCTTGAGGTGATTGTTGTTGATTCACCCAGATAA
- the LOC144030432 gene encoding histamine N-methyltransferase-like isoform X1, which produces MAAEAKKQSSYEGSEVQSFQFYLQHSGEHAAVIRFLLEYLPEKFRRIAADKSNLAVLGVGSGGGELDVQMLSLLQSICPTLSVTTDVVEGSTELVANFKALVEKTGNLEKIPFTWHVMLSEDYRKQVKNVKKYDFIHMIQMIYYVDNLTETVKFYHSCLNKNGSLMIIVEKAGDGWDLLWRTFSKELCNEGVPAYRSSSDVLASLKTLGLQYEEHSIPNIFDITECFDPNSETGQRLLGFMTATDDFAQSFTPQIRADILNLLRSKCSTEKEGKIYFNSCLSCIFVHA; this is translated from the exons ATGGCGGCAGAGGCCAAGAAGCAAAGCTCGTATGAGGGCAGTGAAGTCCAAAGTTTTCAGTTCTATCTGCAACATTCCGGTGAGCACGCAGCTGTTATCCGTTTTCTCCTAGAGTACCTGCCAGAGAAGTTCAGAAG AATTGCAGCGGATAAAAGCAATCTGGCTGTCCTCGGTGTGGGAAGTGGTGGAG GCGAGCTGGACGTCCAGATGCTTTCTCTCCTGCAGTCCATTTGCCCCACGCTTTCCGTCACTACCGACGTTGTCGAGGGAAGCACCGAATTGGTCGCCAACTTCAAAG CATTGGTAGAAAAGACGGGCAACCTTGAGAAGATTCCATTCACTTGGCATGTCATGCTAAGTGAGGATTACAGAAAGCAAGTCAAAAACGTGAAGAAATATGACTTCATTCACATGATTCAG ATGATTTACTACGTTGACAACCTGACAGAAACCGTCAAATTCTATCACAGCTGTCTGAACAAGAATGGCAGCCTTATGATCATCGTAGAAAAAG CTGGTGATGGCTGGGACCTTCTGTGGAGGACTTTCTCAAAGGAGCTGTGCAACGAGGGCGTCCCCGCGTATCGCTCATCCAGCGACGTCCTGGCCTCCCTGAAGACTCTGGGTCTGCAATACGAGGAGCATTCCATCCCCAACATCTTTGACATCACCGAGTGCTTTGATCCAAACAGCGAGACTGGACAGCGCCTGCTTGGTTTCATGACGGCCACTGATGATTTCGCTCAGTCGTTCACGCCACAAATAAGAGCTGACATACTGAACCTTCTCAGGAGCAAGTGTAGCACTGAGAAAGAGGGCAAGATATATTTCAACAGTTGTTTGAGCTGTATATTTGTTCACGCTTGA
- the LOC144030432 gene encoding histamine N-methyltransferase-like isoform X2 yields MIIIMPCDCLVTSLESACITALTQARLKFTSELDVQMLSLLQSICPTLSVTTDVVEGSTELVANFKALVEKTGNLEKIPFTWHVMLSEDYRKQVKNVKKYDFIHMIQMIYYVDNLTETVKFYHSCLNKNGSLMIIVEKAGDGWDLLWRTFSKELCNEGVPAYRSSSDVLASLKTLGLQYEEHSIPNIFDITECFDPNSETGQRLLGFMTATDDFAQSFTPQIRADILNLLRSKCSTEKEGKIYFNSCLSCIFVHA; encoded by the exons atgattattattatgccaTGCGATTGCTTGGTGACCAGTTTGGAATCGGCATGCATCACGGCTCTCACCCAAGCTCGGCTAAAGTTCACCA GCGAGCTGGACGTCCAGATGCTTTCTCTCCTGCAGTCCATTTGCCCCACGCTTTCCGTCACTACCGACGTTGTCGAGGGAAGCACCGAATTGGTCGCCAACTTCAAAG CATTGGTAGAAAAGACGGGCAACCTTGAGAAGATTCCATTCACTTGGCATGTCATGCTAAGTGAGGATTACAGAAAGCAAGTCAAAAACGTGAAGAAATATGACTTCATTCACATGATTCAG ATGATTTACTACGTTGACAACCTGACAGAAACCGTCAAATTCTATCACAGCTGTCTGAACAAGAATGGCAGCCTTATGATCATCGTAGAAAAAG CTGGTGATGGCTGGGACCTTCTGTGGAGGACTTTCTCAAAGGAGCTGTGCAACGAGGGCGTCCCCGCGTATCGCTCATCCAGCGACGTCCTGGCCTCCCTGAAGACTCTGGGTCTGCAATACGAGGAGCATTCCATCCCCAACATCTTTGACATCACCGAGTGCTTTGATCCAAACAGCGAGACTGGACAGCGCCTGCTTGGTTTCATGACGGCCACTGATGATTTCGCTCAGTCGTTCACGCCACAAATAAGAGCTGACATACTGAACCTTCTCAGGAGCAAGTGTAGCACTGAGAAAGAGGGCAAGATATATTTCAACAGTTGTTTGAGCTGTATATTTGTTCACGCTTGA